In a single window of the Cydia amplana chromosome 4, ilCydAmpl1.1, whole genome shotgun sequence genome:
- the LOC134663028 gene encoding STE20/SPS1-related proline-alanine-rich protein kinase, which yields MASAWPNSQEDYELLEVIGVGATAVVHAALCKPRNEKCAIKRINLDKWNTSMDELLKEIQAMSSCNHENVVTYYTSFVVREELWLVLRLLEGGSLLDIIKHKVRVTNCRHGVFDEATIATVLKEVLRGLEYFHQNGQIHRDIKAGNILLGDDGAVQIADFGVSAWLATGRDLSRQKVRHTFVGTPCWMAPEVMEQNHGYDFKADIWSFGITAIEMATGTAPYHKYPPMKVLMLTLQNEPPTLDTGAEEKDQYKAYGKTFRKMISECLQKDPTKRPSSTELLKHAFFKKAKDRKYLVQTLVSTGPSMETRAHKASRRQPGASGRLHRMETGEWVWESDDENGADEDNAVRDRPMNTLARADSSDEEEPTSGAGTFTIGSLGTSSEEPPLINLVLRMRNDRNELNDIRFEFAPGKDSADGIATELVGAGLVEQRDAGAVAVHLQRLVDNWLSPGPGAPLRTATFRLDAAPAEPPDEKGLIGYAQISIVD from the exons ATGGCGAGCGCTTGGCCTAATAGCCAAGAAGATTATGAGCTTTTAGAAGTTATTGGTGTTGGTGCGACCGCTGTAGTTCATGCGGCTTTGTGTAAACCTAGAAACGAGAAATGTGCCATCAAGCGTATCAACCTCGACAAATGGAATACTTCCATGGACGAGCTTTTAAAAGAAATCCAAGCTATGTCCTCATGTAACCACGAGAACGTAGTAACCTATTACACGTCGTTTGTCGTTCGCGAGGAGCTTTGGCTAGTTCTACGGCTTTTAGAAGGCGGGTCGCTCCTCGACATAATAAAGCATAAAGTCCGCGTGACTAACTGCCGCCACGGAGTTTTCGACGAAGCTACAATAGCCACCGTGCTTAAAGAAGTCCTACGCGGCCTTGAATATTTCCATCAGAACGGACAGATCCACCGAGATATCAAAGCGGGGAATATACTTCTTGGCGACGATGGTGCGGTACAGATAGCTGACTTCGGAGTGTCAGCTTGGTTGGCAACCGGTCGAGATTTGTCCCGACAAAAAGTGCGCCACACTTTCGTTGGCACACCATGCTGGATGGCACCAGAGGTTATGGAACAGAACCACGGCTACGACTTCAAAGCGGACATATGGTCGTTCGGGATAACTGCTATAGAAATGGCTACCGGCACAGCGCCGTACCACAAGTATCCTCCTATGAAAGTTTTAATGTTGACTCTTCAAAACGAGCCGCCAACTCTTGACACGGGAGCGGAGGAAAAAGACCAGTATAAAGCCTACGGGAAGACGTTTAGGAAAATGATTTCTGAGTGTTTGCAAAAGGATCCAACGAAGCGGCCATCTTCGACTGAATTGTTGAAGCATGCGTTTTTCAAGAAGGCTAAAGACAGGAAGTATTTGGTTCAGACGCTGGTGTCGACGGGGCCTAGTATGGAGACGCGAGCGCATAAAGCGTCGCGTCGGCAGCCCGGAGCGTCGGGGCGGCTGCATCGGATGGAGACAG GCGAATGGGTGTGGGAAAGCGACGACGAAAACGGTGCCGACGAAGACAACGCGGTTCGCGACCGGCCCATGAACACACTCGCCCGCGCCGACTCCTCCGACGAGGAAGAACCAACCTCCGGGGCCGGAACCTTCACCATAGGCTCCTTAGGAACCAGCTCCGAGGAACCTCCCCTCATCAACCTGGTGCTCCGGATGAGGAATGATAGGAATGAGCTGAACGATATCCGGTTTGAGTTCGCTCCGGGGAAGGATTCTGCGGACGGTATTGCAACGGAGCTGGTCGGTGCGGGCTTGGTGGAGCAGAGAGATGCTGGCGCTGTGGCGGTGCACTTACAaag GTTAGTGGACAACTGGTTGTCCCCGGGCCCGGGCGCGCCGCTCCGCACGGCCACGTTCCGCCTGGACGCGGCGCCCGCGGAGCCCCCGGACGAGAAGGGGCTCATCGGGTACGCGCAGATCTCCATTGTCGACTAA
- the LOC134663029 gene encoding acyl-coenzyme A diphosphatase NUDT19-like: MNNVIRTSWRDAATLIVLSKKKVVVPREGLNYDILFQTRTASASFANSVVFPGGVTEPSDASDEWLNLFKSFGYGQRHFEAFHGPEAPVTPILRDNPVKRHIALRITAIRETFEELGLLLASTEHQEDRSGLSASVLPGLDVKHWQTKISKNPEELLTLCKTLGCYPDIWSLHYWSNWLTPLHFPKRFDTAFFVTSLDKRPEDLESSNEVVHVQWASPDDILAKYHKKELVLFPPQSYELNRLRLAPDCEQLIRFAAKRGPEGNALLYPVILKARDGEIHLLPGDELYPSNVDYLNDGQIIQKDKTVQEIRQSCHTLHRFEASTEKQFIIKNCKLDNHIDMGDRIIPVA; the protein is encoded by the exons ATGAATAATGTCATTAGAACCAGTTGGCGTGACGCTGCGACGTTAATAGTGCTCAGTAAGAAGAAGGTTGTGGTTCCGCGAGAGGGTTTAAACTACGATATACTGTTCCAGACACGTACGGCGAGCGCGTCGTTTGCAAACAGCGTGGTGTTCCCCGGGGGTGTCACTGAGCCCTCGGACGCGAGTGACGAGTGGCTGAATTTGTTTAAGAGTTTCGGCTACGGCCAGAGGCACTTTGAGGCGTTCCACGGCCCCGAGGCTCCAGTCACACCGATACTACGTGATAACCCTGTCAAAAg ACACATTGCATTGCGGATAACTGCAATCCGGGAGACGTTTGAAGAGCTAGGCCTTCTACTGGCCAGTACAGAACATCAGGAAGACAGGAGCGGCCTCTCAGCCAGTGTCCTGCCAGGTCTTGATGTTAAGCATTGGCAGACCAAG ATAAGCAAGAACCCTGAGGAGCTCCTAACCCTCTGCAAGACCCTCGGCTGCTACCCCGACATCTGGTCACTCCACTACTGGAGCAACTGGCTGACTCCGCTGCACTTCCCGAAGAGGTTCGACACAGCCTTCTTCGTCACCAGTTTAGACAAGAGGCCTGAAGACTTGGAGTCTAGCAACGAAGTGGTGCATGTGCAG TGGGCCAGCCCTGACGATATCCTAGCAAAGTACCACAAGAAGGAGTTGGTACTCTTCCCACCGCAGAGTTACGAGTTGAACCGCCTGCGTCTCGCCCCGGACTGCGAGCAACTCATACGGTTCGCGGCCAAACGAGGCCCAGAGGGGAATGCCCTGCTTTACCCCGTGATACTGAAGGCTAGGGATGGAGAGATACATCTGTTgccag GTGACGAGCTCTACCCATCAAATGTAGACTACTTAAATGATGGTCAAATCATACAAAAAGACAAGACAGTGCAAGAAATAAGACAAAGCTGTCACACACTGCACCGTTTCGAAGCAAGCACCGAGAAGCAGTTCATCATCAAAAACTGCAAACTTGACAACCACATAGATATGGGTGATCGGATCATCCCTGTAGCATAA